The following are encoded together in the Clostridium sp. BJN0013 genome:
- a CDS encoding PadR family transcriptional regulator, translated as MGKFNFKRDTEEKEKLLYEEYKKKLLELKKVKKEQEAVGQIFTKGLLPIYVLYILNLNATNGNDISHKIGERTGGRWIPSTGGIYPLLKKLEKDKLIEGNWDYSKNKMQKIYKITDLGVCELRKRKNLLKNKIEESLEVFKIVYSDLYNESDENL; from the coding sequence ATGGGTAAATTTAATTTTAAAAGAGATACTGAGGAGAAAGAGAAACTTTTATATGAAGAGTATAAGAAGAAACTTTTAGAGTTAAAAAAAGTAAAAAAAGAACAAGAAGCTGTAGGCCAGATTTTTACAAAAGGCCTTCTCCCTATATATGTGCTTTATATTTTAAATCTTAATGCGACTAATGGAAACGATATATCTCACAAAATAGGAGAGAGGACCGGAGGCAGATGGATTCCAAGTACTGGAGGAATTTATCCTCTTTTGAAAAAGCTGGAAAAAGATAAATTGATTGAAGGGAACTGGGATTATTCTAAAAATAAAATGCAGAAAATATATAAAATAACGGATTTAGGTGTCTGTGAGCTCAGAAAGAGAAAAAACCTTTTGAAAAATAAAATTGAGGAATCATTGGAGGTGTTTAAAATAGTATATAGTGATCTATATAATGAAAGTGATGAAAATTTATAA
- a CDS encoding TerC family protein, which translates to MDNLTAFLLGALQITLLDIVLSGDNIGVIALATRDLPKKHAKSASIIGVFVAIFLRIVFACLITYILLIKWLPIKLIGGILLIKITWNFIKPEPPKSEKVTVNTSNKYWSAVSSIVLADAAMSLDNVLAIAGTAQGHIGLIIFGLALNIPIIFFGSQYVAKIMNKYPITIYIGGAILAHTSFKMLLEDNLLHNFTSPMMINIISFSAAIIVLLYGLYIINKPVSYSLKEFKDQHF; encoded by the coding sequence ATGGATAATTTAACAGCTTTTCTACTAGGAGCCTTACAAATTACTTTGCTAGACATAGTTTTAAGTGGTGATAACATAGGTGTTATAGCCCTAGCAACCAGAGATTTACCAAAAAAACACGCTAAATCTGCATCAATTATAGGAGTATTTGTTGCAATTTTTTTAAGAATAGTATTTGCCTGCCTAATTACTTATATACTACTTATAAAATGGCTTCCAATAAAACTAATTGGAGGAATCTTGCTTATAAAAATCACATGGAACTTTATAAAACCAGAACCGCCAAAATCAGAAAAAGTAACGGTAAATACATCAAACAAATATTGGAGTGCAGTATCCAGTATAGTTTTAGCAGATGCAGCTATGAGTTTAGATAATGTACTTGCCATTGCAGGTACAGCCCAAGGGCATATAGGTCTTATAATATTTGGCCTGGCACTAAATATTCCTATTATATTTTTTGGAAGTCAATATGTAGCAAAAATTATGAATAAATATCCTATAACCATATATATAGGTGGTGCAATACTTGCTCATACATCCTTCAAGATGCTTCTTGAGGACAATCTTCTACATAACTTCACTTCTCCGATGATGATAAATATAATATCCTTCAGTGCTGCCATAATAGTTCTCTTATATGGATTATATATTATAAACAAACCTGTATCTTACTCCCTGAAAGAATTTAAGGATCAACACTTTTAA